Proteins encoded in a region of the Photobacterium profundum SS9 genome:
- a CDS encoding beta-ketoacyl synthase N-terminal-like domain-containing protein has protein sequence MSSQHSTASQSNKIAIVGLANQYPDADTPKDFWQNLLAKKDSRTTLSPDKLGANPDAYQGIQGESDRFYCDKGGYIQNFSFDSNGYRLPAETFEGLDESFLWALDTSRKALADAGIPLDDAVLERTGVIMGALSFPTKRSNDLFLPIYHSAVEKALQTKLGNEHFTLTPSNANITSLNPANGSAAHNASRLVADALGLGSVQLSLDAACASSVYSLKLACDYLNTGKADMMLAGAVSGADPFFINMGFSIFHAYPDHGVSVPFDTNSKGLFAGEGAGVLILKRLEDAERDGDNIYAVVSGIGLSNDGRGQFVLSPNSKGQVQAFERAYEATDLSPESIEVIECHATGTPLGDKVEMTSMERFFADKLNGSQAPLIGSAKSNLGHLLTAAGMPGIMKMIFAMKEGVLPPSINLSTPLSSPEGLFGSHTLPTQVQAWPDKAGNTERCAGVSVFGFGGCNAHLLLEAHSANSARNSPAANSPAKPAVSAPLKVTGLASHFGSLKTINALHNAITTGADAFVALPKKRWKGLDQHPELLSQFGLDAIPHGAYIDQFELDFLRFKVPPNEDDRLISQQLLLMKVADEAIRDAKLEVGQKVAVLVAMETELEMHQFRGRVNLHTQLADSLENMGVQLTDSEYQALEAIAMDSVLDAAKLNQYTSFIGNIMASRIASLWDFNGPAFTISAAEQSVARCIDVAQNLMSQESLDAVVIAAVDLSGSVEQIILKNSVTPVALHPQDSGWNVGEGAGAIVLVDTDNASTKNSYGEITALDFGSVAQSNITSDRLLTTAGITANNVSLLELNQAPESVETVQFPLPSATHIQANQRLGHCYAASGMASILHGLLSLNAIPKQTTIPSLNTSVTAAVTKAAIVANVSENQCSQLLLTQTSTETQSLTARLNSELANDSKRQLIKQVTLGGRDIYQHIVTAELSDIQHIQQKVANTKPLVQKQNIKQPRIQAIAKPVAQPQSIAQPTAIPSVSPILTTPRQTPITGIQSNMTNVLSAKNKHDLTAFQSSAFVENQQLAQQVHQAFLQNREQGLKMADALLKAQLNEVTAQMNAATGQVFDHQLAPSPALTEASTSVPVNVAATPAIVNPIRKPCIWDYEDLVEYAEGDIANVFGPDYAVIDNYSRRVRLPTTDYLLVSRVTKLDATMLEYKPSTMTTEYDIPVDAPYLVDGQIPWAVAVESGQCDLMLISYLGIDFENKGERVYRLLDCTLTFLGDLPRGGDTLRYDISINNFARNGDTLLFFFSYECFVGDKMVLKMDNGCAGFFTDEELSDGKGVIRTEDEIKSRNLAVKQRFNPLLHCQKTQFDYQTLHNLLDANIAGCFGESHISDRHQPSLCFSSDKFMMIEQISHVDPQGGTWGLGLIEGHKQLEADHWYFPCHFKDDSVMAGSLMAEGCGQLLQFFMMYLGMHTQVENGRFQPLENAPQQVRCRGQVLPQSAVLTYRMEVTEIGLSPRPYAKANIDILLDGKVVVDFQNLGVMIKEESECTRYLGSSDFDSASLASSSYVAESAPAQADVITPVEAPISQQASANAPLMAQIPDLNTAPNKGVIPLQHIEAPIVPDYQNRTPDTVPFTPYHMFEFATGDIEKCFGPDFSIYRGMIPPRTPCGDLQLTTRVIEVNGTRGDFKTPSSCIAEYEVPENAWYFDENSHSSLMPYSVLMEISLQPNGFISGYMGTTLGFPGLELFFRNLDGSGKMLRNVDLRGKTIVNDSRLLSTVMMGTNIVQSFSFELSTDGVPFYEGTAVFGYFKGAALKDQLGLDNGQVTYPWHVNNNRTPDVSINLLDKESRYFNAPLSATGEAQPHYQLAGGRLNFIDKVDITSDGGKAGLGYLYAERTIDPSDWFFQFHFHQDPVMPGSLGVEAIIELMQTYALNKDLGAGFRSPKFGQIQSEVKWKYRGQINPLNKQMSLDVHITAIKDEDGKRIIVGDANLSKDGLRIYEVKDIAICIEEA, from the coding sequence TACCAGCCGCAAAGCCTTGGCTGATGCTGGTATTCCATTAGATGACGCTGTACTTGAACGTACGGGTGTTATTATGGGTGCCCTATCGTTCCCGACTAAGCGTTCAAATGACTTATTTCTACCGATTTATCACTCTGCGGTAGAGAAAGCATTACAAACCAAACTGGGTAATGAACACTTTACATTAACCCCATCAAACGCAAATATTACTAGCCTTAATCCTGCGAACGGTTCTGCGGCACACAATGCGTCTAGGCTCGTTGCCGATGCGCTTGGTTTAGGAAGCGTACAGCTTAGCCTAGATGCAGCATGTGCAAGTTCAGTCTATTCTCTGAAATTAGCCTGTGATTACCTAAACACAGGTAAAGCAGACATGATGTTAGCGGGTGCGGTATCTGGCGCAGACCCATTCTTCATAAATATGGGTTTTTCGATCTTCCACGCTTACCCTGACCATGGTGTATCGGTTCCATTCGATACCAACAGTAAAGGGCTTTTTGCGGGTGAAGGCGCAGGTGTTTTAATACTAAAACGTCTAGAAGATGCCGAGCGTGATGGCGATAATATTTATGCCGTTGTTAGCGGTATTGGCTTATCCAATGATGGTCGTGGTCAGTTTGTACTGAGCCCGAACAGCAAAGGACAAGTCCAAGCATTCGAACGCGCTTATGAAGCGACAGATTTATCGCCAGAAAGTATTGAAGTGATTGAGTGCCATGCAACAGGTACACCTTTGGGTGACAAAGTTGAGATGACCTCGATGGAGCGCTTTTTTGCAGACAAACTAAACGGCTCTCAAGCGCCGCTTATTGGTTCTGCAAAATCGAATTTAGGTCACTTACTAACGGCTGCGGGCATGCCTGGGATCATGAAAATGATCTTTGCAATGAAAGAAGGTGTATTACCACCAAGCATTAACCTTTCAACGCCCTTATCATCACCTGAAGGTTTATTCGGTTCACACACCCTACCGACTCAAGTTCAAGCTTGGCCAGACAAAGCAGGCAATACTGAACGATGTGCAGGTGTGTCTGTCTTTGGTTTTGGTGGTTGTAATGCCCACCTATTGCTTGAAGCTCATTCAGCTAACTCTGCAAGAAATAGCCCTGCAGCGAATAGTCCTGCAAAGCCTGCAGTTTCAGCACCATTGAAAGTAACAGGTCTAGCGTCGCATTTCGGTTCATTAAAAACCATTAATGCGCTACATAACGCGATTACAACAGGCGCTGATGCCTTTGTTGCCCTGCCAAAGAAACGCTGGAAAGGCTTAGATCAACATCCAGAGCTACTAAGCCAGTTTGGATTAGATGCGATTCCACATGGCGCATACATTGATCAGTTTGAGCTGGATTTCTTACGCTTTAAAGTGCCACCAAATGAAGATGACCGCCTAATTTCACAACAGCTTTTGTTGATGAAAGTTGCCGATGAAGCCATTCGCGATGCAAAGCTTGAAGTCGGTCAAAAAGTTGCTGTATTGGTTGCAATGGAAACGGAACTCGAAATGCACCAGTTCCGTGGCCGTGTAAATTTACATACCCAACTTGCTGACAGCCTAGAAAACATGGGAGTTCAGCTTACAGATAGTGAATACCAAGCGCTTGAAGCCATTGCGATGGATAGTGTTCTTGATGCTGCAAAGCTAAACCAGTACACCAGTTTCATTGGTAACATAATGGCGTCGCGTATTGCCTCATTGTGGGACTTTAATGGTCCAGCCTTCACTATTTCAGCAGCGGAACAATCTGTTGCGCGTTGTATTGATGTTGCGCAAAATCTCATGTCGCAAGAATCATTAGATGCAGTCGTTATTGCTGCCGTTGATTTAAGTGGTAGCGTTGAACAAATCATCCTTAAAAACAGCGTTACACCTGTTGCATTACATCCGCAAGATAGCGGCTGGAATGTGGGTGAAGGTGCAGGAGCTATCGTTCTTGTCGATACGGATAACGCATCAACTAAAAACAGCTACGGTGAAATCACCGCGTTAGATTTTGGTTCTGTCGCTCAAAGCAACATCACTAGCGATCGCCTGTTAACGACTGCGGGTATTACAGCAAACAACGTCAGCCTACTAGAACTAAACCAAGCGCCAGAAAGTGTTGAGACGGTGCAGTTCCCACTGCCATCTGCTACACACATTCAGGCTAATCAACGTTTAGGTCATTGTTACGCGGCATCAGGTATGGCAAGTATTCTTCATGGCTTATTAAGCCTGAATGCAATACCTAAACAAACTACAATACCAAGCCTCAACACCTCGGTAACGGCTGCGGTAACTAAAGCGGCTATCGTGGCTAACGTCAGCGAAAACCAGTGTTCTCAACTGTTGTTAACCCAAACCAGTACCGAAACTCAGTCATTAACCGCTCGTCTAAATAGCGAACTGGCTAACGACTCAAAGCGTCAATTAATTAAGCAAGTTACCCTTGGTGGACGTGATATTTATCAACATATCGTGACAGCCGAACTTTCTGACATTCAACACATTCAGCAGAAAGTCGCGAATACGAAGCCTCTTGTTCAAAAACAAAACATTAAACAGCCTCGCATTCAAGCTATTGCTAAACCCGTTGCTCAACCACAGAGCATCGCGCAACCAACAGCAATTCCATCAGTATCCCCGATTCTGACAACACCACGTCAGACGCCGATTACAGGTATTCAAAGCAATATGACCAATGTCCTATCCGCTAAAAATAAGCATGATTTAACTGCATTCCAAAGTTCTGCGTTTGTTGAAAACCAACAACTCGCTCAACAAGTTCATCAAGCATTCCTTCAAAACCGTGAACAAGGCTTGAAGATGGCTGATGCCTTATTAAAGGCACAATTGAACGAAGTGACTGCTCAAATGAATGCCGCTACTGGTCAAGTCTTTGATCACCAGCTAGCACCTTCTCCAGCGCTAACAGAAGCTTCAACGTCAGTGCCAGTGAATGTGGCTGCAACGCCAGCTATTGTTAACCCTATTCGCAAACCTTGTATCTGGGATTACGAAGATTTAGTAGAATACGCTGAAGGCGATATCGCCAATGTGTTTGGCCCTGACTACGCAGTGATCGATAACTACTCACGCCGTGTAAGACTGCCAACCACAGATTATCTGCTGGTATCTCGCGTGACGAAGCTTGATGCAACCATGCTTGAATACAAACCAAGTACGATGACGACGGAATACGATATTCCTGTTGATGCGCCATACTTGGTTGATGGTCAAATCCCTTGGGCTGTTGCGGTAGAATCAGGTCAATGTGACTTGATGCTAATTAGCTACCTAGGTATCGACTTTGAAAACAAAGGCGAACGTGTATACCGCCTATTAGATTGTACACTTACCTTCCTTGGCGACTTGCCACGTGGTGGTGATACGCTACGTTACGATATCTCTATTAACAACTTTGCCCGCAATGGCGATACCTTGCTGTTCTTCTTCTCTTACGAATGTTTCGTTGGCGATAAGATGGTCCTGAAAATGGATAACGGCTGTGCGGGTTTCTTCACTGATGAAGAGCTGTCAGACGGTAAAGGGGTTATTCGTACTGAAGATGAGATCAAATCAAGAAACCTAGCGGTTAAGCAACGTTTTAACCCACTTCTGCATTGCCAGAAAACACAATTTGATTATCAGACACTGCATAACTTGCTAGACGCAAATATCGCAGGGTGTTTCGGTGAAAGTCATATTTCAGACCGTCATCAACCATCACTGTGTTTCAGCTCTGATAAGTTCATGATGATTGAACAAATTAGCCATGTTGATCCACAAGGTGGTACATGGGGACTAGGCCTAATCGAAGGTCACAAGCAACTTGAAGCAGATCACTGGTACTTCCCTTGTCATTTCAAAGATGACTCAGTGATGGCTGGCTCATTAATGGCCGAAGGTTGTGGCCAGTTACTGCAGTTCTTCATGATGTACTTAGGCATGCACACCCAAGTGGAAAATGGTCGATTCCAACCACTTGAAAATGCACCTCAGCAAGTACGTTGTCGTGGTCAGGTGCTACCTCAATCAGCAGTGTTAACTTACCGCATGGAAGTAACCGAGATTGGTTTAAGCCCTCGCCCGTATGCAAAAGCAAACATTGATATCTTGCTTGATGGCAAAGTCGTTGTTGATTTCCAAAACTTGGGCGTGATGATCAAAGAAGAATCAGAATGTACTCGCTACCTTGGTTCATCAGACTTTGATTCAGCAAGCTTAGCTTCATCAAGCTATGTAGCAGAAAGTGCGCCAGCTCAAGCAGACGTTATTACGCCTGTTGAAGCACCTATCAGCCAACAAGCATCAGCGAATGCGCCGTTAATGGCACAAATACCTGACTTGAATACAGCGCCAAACAAAGGTGTTATCCCTCTTCAACATATTGAAGCACCTATCGTCCCTGATTACCAAAACCGTACACCAGACACAGTACCGTTCACACCGTACCATATGTTTGAGTTCGCAACGGGTGATATTGAAAAGTGTTTCGGTCCTGATTTCTCTATCTATCGCGGCATGATCCCACCACGTACACCTTGTGGCGATCTACAGCTAACAACTCGTGTTATCGAAGTTAACGGCACACGTGGCGATTTTAAAACACCGTCATCATGTATTGCTGAATATGAAGTGCCAGAAAACGCCTGGTACTTTGATGAAAACAGCCACAGCAGCTTGATGCCATATTCGGTACTAATGGAAATCTCATTACAACCTAATGGCTTCATCTCTGGTTACATGGGTACAACACTTGGCTTCCCAGGCTTAGAGCTGTTCTTCCGGAACCTTGATGGTAGCGGTAAGATGCTACGTAATGTCGACCTACGCGGTAAAACTATCGTCAACGATTCGCGTCTACTATCTACTGTAATGATGGGTACCAACATTGTTCAAAGCTTCAGCTTCGAACTCAGTACCGACGGTGTACCTTTCTATGAAGGCACGGCAGTATTTGGTTACTTCAAAGGTGCTGCACTGAAAGATCAGCTTGGCCTAGATAACGGTCAAGTCACCTACCCGTGGCATGTCAATAATAACCGTACACCTGACGTAAGCATTAACTTACTGGATAAAGAAAGCCGTTACTTCAACGCGCCACTTTCAGCAACAGGTGAAGCACAACCGCACTACCAGTTAGCTGGCGGCCGTTTGAACTTCATCGATAAAGTCGATATCACCAGTGATGGCGGTAAAGCCGGCTTGGGTTACTTATATGCCGAGCGTACTATCGACCCGAGTGACTGGTTCTTCCAATTCCACTTCCACCAAGATCCTGTAATGCCAGGCTCACTAGGTGTAGAAGCCATTATTGAACTGATGCAAACTTATGCCCTAAACAAAGATTTAGGTGCTGGTTTCCGTTCACCGAAGTTTGGTCAAATTCAATCTGAAGTGAAATGGAAATACCGTGGTCAAATTAACCCACTGAACAAGCAAATGTCATTAGATGTACACATCACAGCGATTAAAGATGAAGACGGTAAACGTATCATCGTGGGTGATGCCAACTTAAGTAAAGACGGTCTGCGTATTTACGAAGTGAAAGACATTGCAATCTGTATTGAAGAAGCCTGA